The Panicum virgatum strain AP13 chromosome 6K, P.virgatum_v5, whole genome shotgun sequence nucleotide sequence GTGTATCACACAATACAACATGGGTCTTATCAAAGCACCCAGGAGCACTGGGGAATCATGTAAGATTTCGAGCGTCCACGTTGACCGGACTCAACACAGACGAGACTGTCCGAGTAGTCTCGAAACACGCCATACTGCAGCACTCACCCCactacacacgcacacacactccACGCATGCTACAGTACCTGGTGGAAATCCTGGGCCGAGCGACGCTCGAATCCAGGACCGGTGGCCTCCACACCTGGAGTGCCAACCGCCCGAGCTAACGCTCGGTTCCAATTTTTACCTACTGGTACAACAAAAAAGAACATGGATCAGCTGTGTAACACGGTAGCCACCACCACCCCTGCCTGTTTGAGAGGTCGCCGGGGTGTGTGTATCGTTCCTCTTCTCTGTATCGttcctcttctttctccttctccctctctaCTCTACCCTGCATGCCGCCCCCACACCCATGGTGCATCCTCTCTGCAAGCCATACGAAGGTTGATTTGAGCTTCCCTCTAATGTTTGGTTGAAATCGATCGAGACCCAAATCAAAGCCTCAAATAATCGAGACCCATCCAAGTAGCcttataaaaaaagaaagaaaacaggAAGCATGCAGGCCCCGTGGAGCAAGAGCAGAATGAACCCACTTTGGGTCTCGATTTGTTTGCGCCGGAGGTTGATTTGAGGCTTTCTGCTCTCTACTGTTTGTTTTCTTTACCATTTGTGCTCAATTGGATCTCGAATTGCTTCCTGTTTTCTTTCCTAGCACTATTGTGCAAGGGATGCGGATGGAGAGGACCTGGGCACGCCGAAATACAGCTCCTTCTCCGGCGCCGGCTAGCGCTGCTCCTCACTGGCACGGTCGTGAAGAAGTACTTCGAGGTCTGTCACGCTGAGGTAGGTTCGCATATATAGAACGTGCAGGCTGACGGGTTCTTCTTGCTGGCTGTTGGTCACGGTTCGGCATTCGAACCTGGGTTCGCAGTGCAGATGACCCAAGAACGCACACCTTTGGGCGCTAGACGGTGCAGCGGAGCACCTCACGATGCTGCAGGTGGAACTGCTTGAGCAGGCCAGCCTCCGCGCCGCCTTGGACGGCTACGACGGCGTCATCCATGCTGCCTCACCGATGCACGACACCCCCATGAGTGTCGCCGATGATGCTAGGATGAGACTGGGAAAGTGcagggtggatttggtgcggtAGCGGCCTGGCGGGTGTCGGAACAATGCATCCGAGGGGAAAGTGCCGGAAACGAGTAGTGTCTCCCCAACGCCAAATAGCCGGtttttttctgtcttgattCTAAAGAGGACTCGGTTCCGTGAACAAGAAATGGTTTCTCTCTTTTCTACTCTTTTTCTTCGTTAATTTGCTTACCACATCAGCAAAATGATGAGCTGTTAATGTATTTAAGAGAGATTAGAAACTACAATCAATATCTCATTGGGAGTGCTCTAAGGGCATCAGCAATGTATCTTGCCAACATCGGTAGAAATGTAGGGCGAAGATGGTATAATTTTCCAACTCACACAACCTCGGTAGGAATGTAGGGCCAAGATGGAAGCAGTGATTTTCCAACTCACACAGTGTGCATCCGATAAAGAAGGTGGGCCCTGCAAGAGAAAAATCGGCAATCCAAACCTCCTCCTCTAGTTCCGCGTCTATCTGTTCGGTTATCACGATGATGGATGCTCAAATAAAGAATTTTTAGTTCATCTTACCGGACAGTAGCGTTGTTGCCAATATCAACTATTACCTGCTCTTCTCCTACCCTTGACAATGTATCTTACGACTACTAAAGTTTACTACCCTCTTCATATATACTTCCCATTGTGGACGCCCTAAGGGCCATGTCGATCAGAATATGCGGCATGGTGGACATCCAGGAAGGTTTGGTTTCGCAGCGGTGGAAGCGAAACTATGTCCATTTGAACAAGTCGTTGTGGTGTGTCAGGTCtccaacagaaaaaaaaacaatggaaatggagagagagggagagagagagagagaatctaGAGAGGAGAGCAAGCTTTGTTCATTATATTTTGGACTACAAAAAAATTGAAAGgataaaaagtaaaaaaaaacaacGGCAAGTCCCATGGGCATGGTCATGGTCATGGCCATGGCTGGTCGCCACCAGCCCACCAGCTGGTGGGGATGGATCCCTAGGTTGATGTggtttggccgtgtttggttgccctctaattttttttcttcaaaaaagaccaatgcatgcatagagtactaaactaTTGAGATAGGTGCAACTTTGCGAGCTGGATctattgagcctaattaatccataatttgcaacagtaatgctacagtgacCTTCTTCTAATTACTCTCTATTGGTATGGTCAAAGGCTTCATTAGCTATATCAACTGCTACAATATTATAGTTGTGGAggtagttttataattagacttcatttaatacctctaattagtggtcaaaaggGTGAAAAgttttgcgaaatttttttcacgaCAAACCAAACACTGCCAAATAGATGGCTCACTCGCTAGGACACCTCCTAGTGTCAGCGGTCCCGCCGCTCCCGCAGTTTTAGCGCCAAATAGGGATGGACCCACCGTACCACAATAGATGACCGAGGAGGTTTCGGTGTGGGTCCCATAGTCAGCACCAAGTGGAGCTTCGCTACGATGCGATGTGGCATGGTGGTGCTGGCCTGGGGGGGGGCGTACGCGCCCCGGCGATCAAGACTCAAGAACCGACAATGCGGCAGAGGCACTGTCTGGCAACCCGAATTTCTAAGgcctgccgccgcccccacggTGGCGGAATCGGATGGGTATCGACCCCTATGGTGATGAGAACATTTGGTCTGAGCGAGAGGCAGCTAGGGTTGACATTGTCGGTATCTAAAAGGAGGTCAACTTCATCAAGGCGCTACGACATCGATGGCCGCCCGAGTAGGCGGCCCTGCCCGCAGTCGTGCCGGCATTGGAGCCGGCCCGGCAAGGCAGGGCTGGGCACGGCGGCTCTGCCCGCGGATGCACCAGCTGGGCATGGCGGACCTACCCGGGGCCGAGGCAGCGTCGGGGGCCGGTTGGGCAAGGAGGGCCCGATGGCCCTACCCGCGACCACGGCGGCCTCGGTGGCCGGCAGGACAAGGCGACCCGACCTCTTGCTGCTCCCGTCGCAGGCGCGGGACGGCAGCGTCGAGCGCGTGGATGCGCATGGCTACAGCCGGAGGCAGAGATTAGCGAGGGGAAGAGAatgagagaggagggaggacgaCGGAGACCGAAACAGTGATGGCTGTCGCTGGATTAAGTTTACGAGCCGATGGTGTACACGGCATTGAAGCTTTTTGGGTGACTTCCATGGGATTAGAAATTTAGCCAATGGCATTGAAGGAATttatcctctctttttttcagtGGATTCTCTTCTCTGCTGAGTCTGCCCGCTCCTTGCATGCAGCCATACCCACCATAAACAAAAGGAATCGGGGGTGGTGCAATCTCTGTACGGATTCTTAGCCCAATGTACAAAAGGCCtgcaattttctacaatttatcttaaattttcataaacttttctaacatttttgTGCATTTCCTACAGTTttttataatatatttttataaatatatttttctaacattttctaaatttttctgcattttctacaatttatctgaatgtttcatatacttttctaacattttctacaatttctgactatttctcgaaattttttctcgtattaaacaactaatcaataccacaaaatttgttggtaaacctaattggtttttctaaaaactaatcttaattctacctaaattatattaaaaacattacctaaatcgctaaaatatcattactgttgcatacactaattatagaattaaacataaaaaaaattagatcgagaaagttgagaaatatttattacctgcTGTTAGGATCCAAAATGCGGTTTctctcacccctcctctctttctcccgctctctggatgtcgtgggaagcaaatgagggAGATGGGGGGAGAGAAACCTTTTATACAAtatgggggagcctgccgccccctgccgggcggcaggccgggcctgccgcccagtggagtggcggcagggggcctgccgcccgacagggggcggcaggctcccgccgaGGGCTTCcgcgcaaataatttttttaatttacatataagtccctgccgctcccctgccgggcggtaggggtacaaaactgtaaattgtgatattgaaaatatatttctgtaaaaaatattttccaaaaatataaaaataaaaaaacgccaCAACTCAGCTCGCAAGACCGGATAGGCCCAAATTCCCTTTTCGCACCGGATTAAGGCCCGTGAGGCCGTGACCAACTATCCAGATTCGCCACTGTTTTTTTCTCATGGCTTTTCGCTCGAAAATAAAAAGGACAGAATTACTGGAGAGCTCAAACGTGGAAACTGAACAGCAAAAAAAAGTGACAGGTCAGTGATTACTTATCTTATTATCCTCTCCGATTCGCTCTTCCTCGATTCCGCCCTCGCTTCCCCCCTCGTCTCcctcccgcgcggccgccgcccgctctcTCCTGCCGCTTCTGAGccggggcggcggagctccaggCCGCACCGGTCCCCTCTGCGTCCAACCAAGCAAACCCAAACCAGCATGAAGAAGAAAGCCACGGCATTTCGCGGCAGGTTTTGAACTCCTGCTCCCGCTTCCATGCCGACGCCTCCGCTCCCCGCCATTTCCACCCAccaccgcgccccgccgccatggccgcctcccAAGACCGCCACCAACCCACGGGTGAAAATCCGGTGCGGCgtgctcgcgccgccggccggtcaAGCCCTGCAGACGGCCGCTGCTGCTCCAGGTCCAAGGAGCACCAATTACCCGCCCAACCGGGTCCCGAGCTCCGACGTGAACCTGCACATTCAGCGCCTCTGTCGGGCGGGCGACCTCGCGGAGGCTGCGAGGCTTCTGGGCTCTGAAGGCGTTGATGTGCGTAGCTACTGCGCGGTAATCCAACTCTGCGGGGAGGAGAGGTCTCTGGAGGCTGGGAGGAGAGCGCATGCCGCGGTGCGCGCATCCAGTGGTGGAACGGGTGGGATTGGGAGCGTTCTTGGGAAGAGGCTAGTGCTAATGTACCTCAAATGCGGCGATCTGGGGAGTGCAAGAGGGGTGTTTGATGAAATGCCACCTCAGGTCGCTGATGTCCGTGTCTGGACTTTGCTGATGAGCGCGTACGCCAAGGCTGGTGATTTTGGAGAAGGCGTTCTGCTGTTTAGGCAGATGCACTGCTGCAGGGTTAGTCCGGATGCGCACGCCATTTCCTGTGTTCTGAAGTGCATTGCCAGTTTGGGCAGCATCATGGACGGTGAGGTGGTTCATGGGTTACTTGAAAAGTTGGGTCTTGGGGAAGAATGTGCGGTTGCTAATGCTCTGATCGCGTTGTACTCAAGGTGTGGCTGGATGGAGGATGCGATGCAGGTATTTGAGAGTATGCATCCCCGGGATGCCATTTCTTGGAATTCTATGATTAGCGGTTGCTTTTCAAATGGATGGCATGGAAGGGCTGTTGATCTTTTCAGAAAAATGTGGTCCGAGGGTTTGGAGATCAGTTCGGTGACAGTGGTTAGTGTTTTGCCTGCTTGTGCGGAGTTAGGTTATGACCTTGTTGGGAAAGTCGTGCATGGATACTCTGTGAAATCTGGATTACTTTGGGAGCTTGAATCTTTAGACAGAAGAATAGATGATGTTCTTGGATCCAAACTGGTATTCTTGTATGTGAAATGTGGTGATATTGCCTCTGCAAGAAGGGTGTTTGATGTGATGTCATCAAAAAGTAACTTGCACGTGTGGAATCTGTTAATCGGTGGCTATTCAAAGGCTGGTGAATTTCAAGAAAGCCTATTACTTTTTGAGCAAATGCATGGACTTGGCATTACCCCAGATGAACACACCATTTCGTGCCTTCTGAAGTGTATCACTAGTTTGTCTCGTGTCAGGGATGGCTTGGTGGCTCATGGGTATCTCGTAAAGTTGGGTTTTGGGGCACAGTGTGCAGTTTGCAACGCACTGATATCGTTCTATGCAAAATCAAACAGGATTGGGGATGCACTCGAGGTGTTTGATGGAATGCTTCATCCGAATATCATTTCTTGGAattcaataattagcggatgcaCTTCCAATGGCTTAAAGAGCGAAGCTATTCAGCTGTTCATAACAATGTGGATACAAGGACAGGAGCTGGACTCAGCTACGTTGCTAGGTGTTTTGCCAGCTTGTTCTCAGTCATGCTATTGGCTTTTAGGAAGGGGGCTTCATGGCTATTCAGTGAAAACTGGATTGATTGGGGAAACACCTCTTGCTAATGCACTTCTTGATATGTACTCAAATTGCTCAGATTGGCATAGCACGAATCAGATATTCAGAAGCATGGATCAGAAAAATGTGGTGTCATGGACAGCAATGATCACAAGTTATACTAGGGCAGGGCTGTTTGACAAAGTGGCTGGGTTACTCCAAGAGATGGTATTGGATGGTATCAGGCCAGACGTCTTTGCAGTCACCAGTGCCCTTCATGCATTTGCTGGTGATGAATCCTTGAAACATGGCAAATCTGTCCATGGATATGTCATCAGAAATGGAATGGAGAAACTTCTTCCTGTTGCCAATGCACTTATGGAAATGTATGTGAGATGTGGGAATATCGAAGAAGCACGGTTGATTTTTGATCGTGTGACGAACAAGGATATAATCTCATGGAATACACTGATAGGAAGTTACTCCAAGAATAATCTTGCCAATGAATCCTTCATTTTGTTCAGTGATATGTTGCTCCAATTCAAACCTAATGCAGTGACCATGACCTGCATCCTTCCTGCTGCTGCAAGCCTTTCATCCTTGGAGCGAGGCAGGGAGATACATGCTTATGCATTACGAAGAGGATATCTGGAAGATAATTATACATACAATGCGCTGGTGGACATGTATGTTAAGTGTGGTGCATTACTGGTAGCTCGACTTTTGTTTGACCGGTTGACTAAGAAGAACCTCATATCTTGGACCATCATGATAGCTGGATATGGCATGCATGGTTGTGGAAGAGATGCAATTGCCCTGTTTGAAGAGATGAGAAGCAGTGGTGTTGAGCCAGATTCGGCCTCTTTCAGTGCCATACTGTATGCTTGCTGCCATTCAGGTCTTAGAAATGAGACATGGAGATTCTTCAATGCTATGCGAAATGAACACAAAATAGAGCCCAAATTGAAGCACTATGCCTGCATTGTTGACCTGCTTAGCCATACCGGAAATCTTAAGGAGGCTTTTGAGTTCATTGAGTCAATGCCAATTGAACCTGATTCAAGCATCTGGGTCTCATTACTGCACGGATGTAGAATTCACAGGGATGTCAAGCTTGCAGAGAAGGTGGCAGATAGG carries:
- the LOC120712891 gene encoding pentatricopeptide repeat-containing protein DOT4, chloroplastic-like: MPTPPLPAISTHHRAPPPWPPPKTATNPRVKIRCGVLAPPAGQALQTAAAAPGPRSTNYPPNRVPSSDVNLHIQRLCRAGDLAEAARLLGSEGVDVRSYCAVIQLCGEERSLEAGRRAHAAVRASSGGTGGIGSVLGKRLVLMYLKCGDLGSARGVFDEMPPQVADVRVWTLLMSAYAKAGDFGEGVLLFRQMHCCRVSPDAHAISCVLKCIASLGSIMDGEVVHGLLEKLGLGEECAVANALIALYSRCGWMEDAMQVFESMHPRDAISWNSMISGCFSNGWHGRAVDLFRKMWSEGLEISSVTVVSVLPACAELGYDLVGKVVHGYSVKSGLLWELESLDRRIDDVLGSKLVFLYVKCGDIASARRVFDVMSSKSNLHVWNLLIGGYSKAGEFQESLLLFEQMHGLGITPDEHTISCLLKCITSLSRVRDGLVAHGYLVKLGFGAQCAVCNALISFYAKSNRIGDALEVFDGMLHPNIISWNSIISGCTSNGLKSEAIQLFITMWIQGQELDSATLLGVLPACSQSCYWLLGRGLHGYSVKTGLIGETPLANALLDMYSNCSDWHSTNQIFRSMDQKNVVSWTAMITSYTRAGLFDKVAGLLQEMVLDGIRPDVFAVTSALHAFAGDESLKHGKSVHGYVIRNGMEKLLPVANALMEMYVRCGNIEEARLIFDRVTNKDIISWNTLIGSYSKNNLANESFILFSDMLLQFKPNAVTMTCILPAAASLSSLERGREIHAYALRRGYLEDNYTYNALVDMYVKCGALLVARLLFDRLTKKNLISWTIMIAGYGMHGCGRDAIALFEEMRSSGVEPDSASFSAILYACCHSGLRNETWRFFNAMRNEHKIEPKLKHYACIVDLLSHTGNLKEAFEFIESMPIEPDSSIWVSLLHGCRIHRDVKLAEKVADRVFKLEPENTGYYVLLANIYAEAERWEAVKKLKSKIGGRGLRENSGCSWIEVGGKVHVFATDNRNHPQGSRIAGFLDDVTTRMKEEGHDPKKKYALMGANDAVHDEALCGHSSKLAIAFGMLNLSEGQPIRVTKNSRVCSHCHEAAKFISKMCNREIILRDSSRFHRFEGGRCSCRGYC